A window from Nicotiana tomentosiformis unplaced genomic scaffold, ASM39032v3 Un00137, whole genome shotgun sequence encodes these proteins:
- the LOC104095402 gene encoding 5-epi-aristolochene synthase 3 yields MASAAVANYEEEIVRPVADFSPSLWGDQFLSFSVENQVAEKYAQEIEALKEQTRSLLLATGRKLADTLDLIDIIERLGISYHFERQIDEILDQIYHQNLNCDDLCTSALQFRLLRQHGFNISPEIFSKFQDENGKFKESLASDVLGLLNLYEASHVRTHADDILEDALAFSTIHLESAAPHLKSPLREQVTHALEQCLHKGVPRVETRFFISSIYDKEQSKNNVLLRFAKLDFNLLQMLHKQELAQVSRWWKDLDFVTTLPYARDRVVECYFWALGVYFEPQYSQARVILVKTISMISIVDDTFDAYGTVKELEAYTDAIQRWDINEIDRLPDYMKISYKAILDLYKDYEKELSSAGRSHIVCHAIERMKEVVRNYNVESTWFIEGYMPPVSEYLSNALATTTYYYLATTSYLGMKSVTEQDFEWLSKNPKILEASVIICRVIDDTATYEVEKSRGQIATGIECCMRDYGISTKEAMAKFQGMAEGAWKDLNEGFVRPTPVSTEILFRILNLARIVEVTYIHNLDGYTHPEKVLKPHINALLVDSIEI; encoded by the exons ATGGCCTCAGCAGCAGTAGCCAACTATGAAGAAGAAATTGTTCGCCCCGTCGCAGACTTCTCCCCTAGTCTATGGGGTGATCAGTTCCTTTCATTCTCCGTTGAAAATCAG gtTGCAGAAAAATATGCTCAAGAGATTGAAGCATTGAAGGAACAAACGAGAAGTTTGCTGTTAGCAACCGGAAGGAAATTGGCTGATACATTGGATTTGATTGATATTATTGAACGTCTTGGCATCTCCTACCACTTTGAAAGACAAATTGATGAGATTTTGGATCAAATTTATCACCAAAACTTAAACTGCGACGATTTGTGCACTTCTGCACTTCAATTTCGATTGCTCAGGCAACACGGTTTCAACATCTCTCCTG AAATTTTCAGCAAATTCCAAGATGAAAATGGCAAATTCAAGGAGTCTCTTGCTAGTGATGTCTTAGGATTATTAAACTTGTATGAAGCTTCACATGTAAGGACTCATGCTGACGATATCTTAGAAGACGCACTTGCTTTCTCCACTATCCATCTTGAATCTGCAGCTCCACATTTGAAATCTCCACTTAGGGAGCAAGTGACACATGCCCTTGAGCAATGTTTGCACAAGGGTGTTCCTAGAGTCGAGACCCGATTCTTCATCTCATCAATCTATGACAAGGAACAATCGAAGAATAATGTGTTACTTCGATTTGCCAAATTGGATTTCAACTTGCTCCAGATGTTGCACAAACAAGAACTTGCTCAAGTATCAAG GTGGTGGAAAGATTTGGATTTTGTAACAACACTTCCATATGCTAGAGATAGAGTAGTTGAATGCTACTTTTGGGCATTAGGAGTTTATTTTGAGCCTCAATACTCTCAAGCTCGCGTCATACTCGTTAAGACCATATCAATGATTTCGATTGTCGATGACACCTTTGATGCTTATGGTACAGTTAAAGAACTTGAGGCATACACAGATGCCATACAAAG ATGGGATATCAACGAAATTGATCGGCTTCCTGATTACATGAAAATCAGTTATAAAGCTATTCTAGATCTTTACAAGGATTATGAAAAGGAATTGTCTAGTGCTGGAAGATCTCATATTGTCTGCCATGCAATAGAAAGG ATGAAAGAAGTAGTAAGAAATTATAATGTCGAGTCAACATGGTTTATTGAAGGATATATGCCACCTGTTTCTGAATACCTAAGCAATGCACTAGCAACTACTACATATTACTACCTCGCGACAACATCGTATTTGGGCATGAAGTCCGTTACGGAGCAGGATTTTGAGTGGTTGTCAAAGAATCCTAAAATTCTTGAAGCTAGTGTGATAATATGCCGAGTTATTGATGATACAGCCACGTACGAG GTTGAGAAAAGTCGGGGACAAATAGCAACAGGAATTGAATGCTGCATGAGAGATTATGGCATATCAACAAAAGAGGCAATGGCTAAATTTCAAGGAATGGCTGAAGGAGCATGGAAGGATCTTAATGAGGGATTTGTTAGGCCCACTCCTGTATCTACGGAGATtttatttcgtattctcaatcttgCTCGTATTGTTGAGGTTACATATATACACAATCTAGATGGGTACACTCATCCGGAGAAAGTCTTGAAACCTCACATCAATGCCCTACTTGTGGACTCCATCGAAATTTGA